The following proteins are co-located in the Streptomyces bottropensis ATCC 25435 genome:
- a CDS encoding FecCD family ABC transporter permease, translating into MSLRALLLTGGGSAALLASVAVAVTIGPADISADDVWASVAAHLGLGEGTLAPLRDGIVWNLRMPRTLLAAVCGAGLAVCGAVMQSLLRNPLADPFVLGVSSGASTGAVAVVVLGVGGGVVSLSAGAFLGALLSFALVLLLSHTLGGSTDRVVLSGVAVMQLFSALTSFIVLTSADAETTRGVLFWLLGSLTGADWGQVVLCAVVLAVVLLVCLAHARTLDAFAFGEEAAASLGVHVARTRLILLCATALLTAALVSCAGAIGFVGLVLPHATRALTGAGHARLLPITALTGAVFLVWVDTLARTVLDPQEVPVGVLTSLIGVPAFVAVLYRGRRRT; encoded by the coding sequence GTGAGCCTGCGCGCACTGCTGTTGACCGGCGGCGGCTCCGCCGCGCTGCTCGCGTCGGTCGCCGTCGCGGTGACGATCGGACCCGCCGACATCTCCGCCGACGACGTCTGGGCCTCCGTCGCCGCCCATCTCGGCCTCGGCGAAGGCACGTTGGCGCCGCTGCGGGACGGCATCGTGTGGAACCTGCGCATGCCCCGCACCCTGCTCGCCGCGGTGTGCGGAGCCGGACTCGCGGTCTGCGGGGCGGTCATGCAGTCCCTGCTGCGCAACCCTCTCGCCGACCCGTTCGTCCTCGGCGTCTCCTCCGGCGCCTCCACCGGAGCGGTCGCCGTCGTCGTCCTGGGCGTGGGCGGGGGAGTGGTGTCCCTGTCGGCGGGGGCGTTCCTCGGCGCTCTGCTCTCCTTCGCCCTGGTGCTGCTGCTCAGCCACACCCTCGGCGGCAGCACCGACCGCGTCGTCCTGTCCGGCGTCGCCGTCATGCAACTCTTCTCCGCCCTGACCTCGTTCATCGTCCTGACCTCCGCCGACGCCGAGACCACCCGTGGCGTGCTGTTCTGGCTGCTCGGCTCGCTCACCGGCGCCGACTGGGGCCAGGTGGTGCTCTGCGCGGTCGTCCTGGCCGTGGTCCTGCTGGTCTGCCTCGCGCACGCCCGCACCCTGGACGCGTTCGCGTTCGGTGAGGAGGCGGCGGCATCGCTGGGCGTCCACGTGGCCCGTACCCGGCTGATCCTGCTCTGCGCCACCGCGCTGCTCACCGCCGCCCTGGTCAGCTGCGCCGGAGCGATCGGGTTCGTCGGACTGGTCCTGCCCCATGCCACCCGCGCTCTCACCGGCGCAGGCCACGCCCGTCTGCTGCCGATCACGGCGCTGACCGGAGCCGTCTTCCTGGTGTGGGTGGACACCCTCGCCCGAACCGTTCTCGACCCCCAGGAGGTCCCGGTGGGCGTACTGACGTCCCTCATCGGGGTACCGGCGTTCGTGGCCGTGCTCTACCGCGGACGGAGAAGGACATGA
- a CDS encoding superoxide dismutase — protein sequence MAVYTLPELPYDYAALEPVINPQIVELHHDKHHAAYVKGANDTLEQLAEARDKEQWGSISGLEKNLAFHLSGHILHSIYWHNMTGDGGGEPLAADGVGELADALAESFGSFAGFKAQLTKASATTQGSGWGVLAYEPLSGRLIVEQVYDHQGNVGQGSTPILVFDAWEHAFYLQYKNQKVDFIDAMWAVVNWQDVAKRYAAAKERGDSLLLTP from the coding sequence ATGGCGGTTTACACGCTCCCGGAGCTTCCCTACGACTACGCGGCACTCGAACCGGTCATCAACCCGCAGATCGTCGAGCTGCACCACGACAAGCACCACGCGGCGTACGTCAAGGGCGCGAACGACACCTTGGAGCAGCTGGCGGAGGCGCGGGACAAGGAACAGTGGGGCTCGATCAGCGGCCTGGAGAAGAACCTGGCCTTCCACCTCTCCGGACACATCCTGCACTCCATCTACTGGCACAACATGACCGGCGACGGCGGTGGCGAGCCCCTGGCCGCGGACGGCGTGGGCGAGTTGGCCGACGCCCTCGCCGAGTCCTTCGGCTCCTTCGCGGGGTTCAAGGCCCAGCTCACCAAGGCGTCGGCCACCACGCAGGGTTCAGGCTGGGGGGTCCTCGCCTACGAGCCGCTGAGCGGTCGCCTGATCGTGGAGCAGGTCTACGACCACCAGGGCAACGTCGGCCAGGGCTCGACCCCGATCCTGGTCTTCGACGCCTGGGAGCACGCCTTCTACCTGCAGTACAAGAACCAGAAGGTCGACTTCATCGACGCCATGTGGGCCGTCGTCAACTGGCAGGACGTGGCGAAGCGTTACGCCGCCGCCAAGGAGCGCGGCGACAGCCTGCTGCTCACCCCCTGA
- a CDS encoding ABC transporter substrate-binding protein, with protein MLRTALRPAAFLLAPALLLTACGGSAGDTEGTQPSAGADYPRTIDNCGRKATLKSAPQRAVSLNQGTTEILLSLGLADRMAGTATWTDPVMKGLDKANASVPRLADNAPSFEKVLDAEPDFVTASFVSTLGKGGVATREQFEKLGVPTYVSPSDCSAGKDNDSGGDGSRSKPLTLDAVYGEIHDLARAFDVDARGDKLVAELKERVRKATEGLDASGVSLMYWFANSQSPYLAGCCGAPGAISRAVGAKNAFADTHDEWPQIGWETVAERDPDVIVIGDLTRRQQTAETAEAKIRFLETHPATRNLTAVKKKRYVLLSGQAMNPSIRTVEGIEKVTAGLRDFGLVK; from the coding sequence GTGCTCCGCACCGCCCTTCGTCCCGCTGCCTTCCTCCTTGCTCCCGCGCTGCTGCTCACCGCCTGCGGCGGTTCCGCAGGCGACACCGAGGGCACCCAGCCGTCCGCCGGCGCGGACTACCCGCGCACCATCGACAACTGTGGCCGGAAGGCCACCCTGAAGTCGGCTCCGCAGAGGGCCGTCTCGCTCAATCAGGGCACCACGGAGATCCTGCTCTCCCTCGGCCTCGCCGACCGCATGGCAGGCACCGCCACCTGGACCGACCCGGTCATGAAGGGCCTGGACAAGGCCAACGCGTCCGTGCCCCGACTCGCCGACAACGCGCCCTCCTTCGAGAAGGTCCTGGACGCCGAACCCGACTTCGTCACCGCCTCCTTCGTCTCCACCCTCGGCAAGGGCGGCGTCGCCACCCGCGAGCAGTTCGAGAAGCTGGGCGTGCCCACGTACGTCTCGCCCTCCGACTGCTCGGCCGGCAAGGACAACGACAGCGGCGGCGACGGATCGCGCAGCAAGCCCCTCACCCTGGACGCCGTCTACGGCGAGATACACGACCTGGCTCGCGCGTTCGACGTCGACGCCCGCGGCGACAAGCTCGTCGCCGAGCTGAAGGAGCGGGTGCGCAAGGCGACCGAAGGGCTGGACGCCTCCGGCGTCTCGCTCATGTACTGGTTCGCCAACTCCCAGTCGCCCTACCTCGCCGGCTGCTGCGGTGCCCCTGGTGCCATCAGCCGGGCCGTCGGCGCGAAGAACGCCTTCGCCGACACCCATGACGAGTGGCCCCAGATCGGCTGGGAGACCGTCGCCGAGCGTGACCCCGACGTCATCGTGATCGGCGACCTCACCCGCAGGCAGCAGACCGCCGAAACCGCCGAGGCCAAGATCCGCTTCCTGGAGACCCACCCCGCCACCCGCAACCTGACCGCCGTAAAGAAGAAGCGGTACGTCCTGCTCAGCGGGCAGGCGATGAACCCCTCCATCCGCACCGTCGAAGGGATCGAGAAGGTCACCGCCGGCCTGCGCGACTTCGGGCTCGTCAAGTGA